In Cellulomonas sp. Y8, the genomic stretch ATCGAGGCCGACGTCCGGCGGTCCGACGGACGCGTCGAGGTGGTGCGCGGGCAGAGCCACGTCGCCGTCGCGCGCGACCCCATCGAGGGCGTCCGGCTCGTGCCCGACCGCCCGCCGGCGCTGCCCGAGGCGGTCGCCGCGGTGGAGGAGGCGGACTGGGTCGTCCTGGGACCCGGCTCCTGGTACACGTCCGTGATCCCGCACCTGCTCGTGCCGGAGCTCGCCGAGGCGCTGCACCGGACGCCCGCGCGCAAGATCGTGCTGCTCAACCTCAGCCCCGACGCCGAGACCGCCGGCATGGGCCCGTGCGAGCACCTGGACGCGCTGCGCCAGCACGCCCCGGACCTCCGGCTGGACGCGGTCATCGCCGACCCCGGCGCCGTGGAGGACGTCGACGAGCTCGAGGAGCGCACGCGCGCGCAGGGCGGCCGGCTGCTGCTGCGCCAGGTGAGGCGCGGGGACGGCACGCCCCGGCACGACGCGCTGCGGCTGGCCGCGGCGATCAGCGACGTGGTCGAGGGCTACCTCGGCGACGTCGGCGCACCCCAGGGGATGGCAGGATGACCGCATGGCTCTGACGGCACAGGTGAAGGACGAGCTTGCGCGGCTCCAGGTCGACAAGACGTCGTGCCGGAAGGCGGAGGTGTCGGCGACGCTCCGGTTCGCGGGCGGGCTGCACATCATCTCGGGGCGGATCGTCATCGAGGCCGAGCTCGACACCGGGATGGCCGCACGCCGGCTCCGCGCCGCCATCGCCGAGGTGTACGGCCACCAGTCCGAGGTCATCGTGGTGTCCGGCGGCGGGCTGCGCCGCGGGAACCGGTACGTCGTGCGCGTCGTGAAGGACGGGGAGTCGCTCGCGCGGCAGACCGGCCTGCTCGACAACCGCGGGCGCCCGGTGCGCGGGCTGCCGCCGCAGATCGTCTCCGCCGGCGTGCAGGAGGCCGAGGCGGCGTGGCGCGGCGCGTTCCTGGCGCACGGCTCGCTCACCGAGCCCGGCCGGTCGTCGGCGCTCGAGGTGACCTGCCCCGGCCCGGAGGCCGCGCTGGCGCTGGTCGGGGCGGCGCGCCGCATGCAGATCCCGGCCAAGGCGCGCGAGGTGCGCAACGTCGACCGCGTGGTGATCCGCGACGGCGACGCCATCGCCGCGATGCTGGCCCGGCTCGGCGCGCACGAGACGCTGCTGGTCTGGGAGGAGCGCCGGGTCCGCCGCGAGGTGCGCGGCACCGCGAACCGCCTCGCCAACTTCGACGACGCGAACCTGCGCCGGTCGGCGCGGGCGGCCGTCGCCGCGGGTGCGCGCGTGGAGCGCGCGTTCGACATCCTCGGCGCCGACGTGCCCGAGCACCTGCGCGAGGCGGGGGAGCTGCGACTCGCCCACAAGGAGGCCTCGCTCGAGGAGCTCGGCAAGCTCGCCGACCCCGTGCTCACCAAGGACGCGGTGGCGGGCCGGATCCGCCGCCTGCTGGCGACGGCCGACAAGCGCGCGGCCGACCTCGGCATCCCGGACACCGAGTCCGGGCTGAGCCCCGACCTGCTGGACCTCTAGCAGGCCGCGGGGCAGCGGGTGAACGGCCGACCGCACCACGGGCGGCCGTCCCGCCGGCCAGACCTAGGTCCCTGCGGCACCCTGCGCTCGGGTATAGGCTCTAGGCCATCCGGAGATGTTCTGAGGGTCAAGTTCCTGTGACCGCGGCGTTTCCGGAGCGCACACCGGCGTGCGCAGTCCATCACCGCAACAGTGTGCGCTGGCCTGTGCCGGCGCGTGCCGAGGAGGGCAAGTGACCATCAAGGTCGGCATCAACGGCTTCGGCCGCATCGGGCGCAACTTCTACCGGGCCATCGTGGCGTCGGGCGCCGACATCGAGATCGTCGGCGTCAACGACCTGACGGACAACAAGACGCTGGCTCACCTGCTCAAGTACGACACCGTGCTGGGCCGCTTCCCGCTGAGCGTCGACTTCGACGACGACAACATCATCGTCGACGGCAAGAACATCCGCGCCCTCGCCGAGCGCGACCCGGCCAACCTCCCCTGGGCCGAGCTGGGCGCCGACATCGTCATCGAGTCGACCGGCTTCTTCACCGACGCCGAGAAGGCCAAGGCGCACATCGCCGCCGGTGCCAAGAAGGTCATCATCTCCGCCCCGGCGAAGAACGAGGACGGCACGTTCGTCGTCGGCGTGAACCACGAGTCGTACGACCCGGCCACGCAGCACATCATCTCGAACGCGTCGTGCACCACGAACTGCCTCGCCCCGCTGGCGAAGGCGCTCAACGACTCGATCGGCATCGAGCGTGGCCTCATGACCACGATCCACGCCTACACGGGTGACCAGAACCTGCAGGACGGCCCGCACAAGGACCTCCGCCGCGCCCGCGCCGCCGCGCAGAACATCGTCCCGACCTCGACCGGCGCCGCCAAGGCCGTCGCGCTCGTGCTGCCGGAGCTGAAGGGCAAGCTGGACGGCTACGCCCTGCGCGTCCCGACCATCACCGGCTCGGCGACCGACCTCACCTTCACCGCCTCCAAGGAGGTCACGGTCGAGCAGGTCAACGCCGCGGTCAAGGCTGCCGCCGAGGGCCCGCTCAAGGGCGTCCTGGCGTACGTCGAGGACGAGATCGTGTCCTCCGACATCGTCACGGACCCGCACCAGAGCATCTTCGACTCGAAGCTGACCAAGGTGTCGGGCGACCTGGTGAAGGTCGTGTCCTGGTACGACAACGAGTGGGGCTACTCCAACTCCCTCGTCACCCTCACCTCCTACGTCGGCGAGCGTCTCTGACCCTCAGCCGTCCGTAGCGACGCACATGCGCCCGCGCACGCCGGGGTCGGCCTCCGACCCCGGCGTGTCGCGGGCGCCGTCATGGACAGCCCCGGTCGTCGGCCCCGACGGCCCCGCGGAGCAAGGTAGGCAAGCATGAAGACCATCGAGGACCTCGGCGACCTGCGCGGCAAGCGCGTGCTCGTCCGTTCCGACTTCAACGTGCCGCTCGACGGCACGACCATCACCGACGACGGCCGCATCCGCGCCGCGCTGCCCACGCTGAAGGGCCTGCTCGACGCCGGCGCCCGCGTGGTCGTCACCGCGCACCTCGGCCGCCCGAAGGGCGAGCCCGACGCGAAGTACTCGCTGGCCCCCGTCGCCGCCCGCCTGGGCGAGCTGCTCGGCCAGCCGGTCGCCCTCGCCGAGGACGTCGTCGGCGAGTCCGCCAAGGCCACGGTCGCGGCGCTCGAGGACGGCCAGATCGCGCTGCTCGAGAACATCCGGTTCGACGCGCGCGAGACCTCCAAGGACGAGGCCGAGCGCGGCGCGCTGGCCGACGAGCTCGCGGCCCTCGCGGACGCGTTCGTGTCCGACGGCTTCGGCGTCGTGCACCGCAAGCAGGCGTCGGTCTACGACGTCGCGCTGCGCCTCCCGCACGCGGCCGGCTCCCTGGTCCTCACCGAGGTCGAGGCGCTGCGCAAGGCCGTCGAGGACCCGGAGCGCCCCTACGTGGTCGTGCTCGGCGGCTCGAAGGTCTCCGACAAGCTCGGCGTCATCGCGAACCTGCTGACCAAGGCCGACAAGCTGCTCATCGGCGGCGGCATGGTCTTCACCTTCCTCAAGGCCCAGGGCCACGAGGTCGGCTCCTCGCTGCTCGAGGAGGACCAGGTCGAGACCGTCAAGGGCTACCTCGCCCAGGCGCAGGAGTCCGGCGTCGAGATCGTGCTGCCCGTCGACATCGTCGCGGCCGACGGCTTCGCCGCCGACGCGCCGCACGAGACCGTCGACGCGGACAAGATCCCCGCCGGCAAGATGGGCCTGGACATCGGCCCGAAGTCGGGCGAGCTGTTCCGCGCGGCGATCCTCGACGCGAAGACCATCGCCTGGAACGGCCCGATGGGCGTGTTCGAGTTCCCGGCGTTCGCCGAGGGCACCAAGGCCGTCGCGCAGGCGCTCGTCGACACCGACGGCTTCTCCATCGTCGGCGGCGGCGACTCGGCCGCGGCCGTCCGTCGCCTCGGCTTCGACGAGGCCGGCTTCGGCCACATCTCGACCGGCGGCGGCGCGTCGCTGGAGCTCCTCGAGGGCAAGACCCTCCCCGGCATCGCGGTCCTGGAGGACTGATCCACATGGCACGTACCCCCCTCATCGCGGGCAACTGGAAGCTCAACCTCGACCACCACGAGGCCGTGCACCTGGTGCAGAAGCTCGCCTGGACCCTCAAGGACGCCAAGCACGACTTCGGCACCGCCGAGGTCGTCGTCCTGCCGTCGTTCACCAACATCCGCTCCGTGCAGACCCTGGTCGACGCGGACAAGCTGGAGATCGGCTACGGCGCGCAGGACGTGTCCGCGCACGCCTCACGCCTCCGGCGCGTACACCGGCGAGGTCTCGGCGGCGCAGCTCGCCAAGCTCGGCGTCACCTACGTGGCCACCGGCCACTCGGAGCGGCGCGAGTACCACGGCGAGTCCGACGCGGTCGTCGCGGCCAAGACGGTCGCCGCGCTCGGCGCCGGCATCACCCCGATCGTGTGCGTCGGCGAGGGCCTGGAGATCCGCAAGGCGGGCACCCACGTCGAGTACACCCTGACGCAGCTCGCGGGCTCGCTCGCGGGCGTCACCGAGGAGCAGGCGAAGACGGTCGTCATCGCCTACGAGCCCGTGTGGGCCATCGGCACCGGCGAGGTCGCCACCCCGGAGGACGCGCAGGAGGTCTGCGAGGCCATCCGCGGCAAGCTCGCCGAGCTGTACTCGGCCGAGGTCGCCGACGCCGTGCGCGTGCTCTACGGCGGCTCGGTGAAGTCCGGCAACGCCGCTCAGATCATCGGCAAGCCGGACGTCGACGGCGCGCTCGTCGGCGGCGCGTCGCTCGACGCCGAGGAGTTCGCGAAGATCGCGCGCTTCCAGGAGCACGTCGGCGCCTGAGCCCCCCGGGTCGGGGCGCGCGGCGGCAGCACGCCGGCGCGCGCCCCGGCCGACCGGGCGACCTGCGGCCCGATCCGGCCTGTCGTGCTGGATTCCTGCGCCGCGCGTCGCCTACCCTGGACCGCGGTCCACCCGACCGACCCCGCCCGGGGTCCCCCGACAGCGAGAAGAGCCAGACCCGCCGTGACAGCCCTCACCATCGCCCTCCAGGTCCTCCTGGTGGTCACGAGCCTGCTGCTCGTCCCGCTCGTCCTGCTGCACAAGGGCAAGGGCGGCGGTCTGTCCGACATGTTCGGCGGCGGCATCACCAGCAGCGCCGGGTCCTCCGGCGTGGCCGAGCGCAACCTCAACCGCATCACCGTGGGCGTCAGCCTCGTGTGGGCGGTCGTGATCGTGCTGCTCGGTCTCATCGAGCGCGTGAGCTGAGGGAGAGACCTCATGGCGAGCGGAAGTGCGATCCGGGGGTCCCGCGTCGGCGCGGGCCCCATGGGCGAGGCCGAGCGCGGCGACGCCGCGCCCCGCGTGTGGATCTCCTACTGGTGCGCGAACGGCCACGAGACCCGGCCGTCGTTCGCCGAGGAGGCCGCCGCCGAGGCGCCCGAGACCTGGGACTGCCCGCGCTGCGGCTTCCCGGCGGGCCAGGACGAGGCGAACCCGCCGTCGCCGGTGCGCAACGAGCCGTACAAGACCCACCTGGCCTACGTGAAGGAGCGCCGGTCCGCCGAGGACGGCGAGGCGATCCTGGACGAGGCCCTGGCCGCGCTCCGCGCCCGCCGTCGCGGCGGGGTGCGCTGAGCCGGCACCCGCACGCCCCGCGCGAGGGCCCCGCAGCAGCAGCTGCGGGGCCCTCGCCGCGTCCGGCGGCAGCGGGGATCCCCGCCGAGGTCGAGCGCTTCCGCCGAGGTCGAGCGTTTCGGGCCGCCGTGAACCGGCGAACCCTCGACCTCGCCGGGTTCGCCGACCGGGCGCGGTGCGCCGACGTGCGAGGGCCCCGCAGCCACCCGGCTGCGGGGCCCTCGGGCCGTGCGGGGAGTGCCGGCGGCTACGCCGCGCCCTGCGACGCGCCGACCTCGGCGACAGCGGCCGCGTCGACCAGCCACAGCGTCGCCTCCGAGCCGCGGGCGCCCGCGGCGGGCGTGACGCGGACGTCCGCGTCGGACAGCGCCGATGCCACCGCCGCCGCCTTCTCGGCGCCCGCCGCGACGACCCACACCTCGCGCGCGGCGCGGATGGACTCGAACGTCAGCGACACGCGCTCGGGCGGCGGCTTCGGGGAGCCGTGCACCCCGACGGTCGGGACGCCGGTGACGTCGACGCCCTCGTGCCCGGGGAACAGCGACGCGACGTGGCCGTCGGGTCCCATGCCGAGCATGAGCACGTCGAACGTGGGCACGTCGGACCCGTCCGGCGCGAACGCGGCGAGCTCGGCGGCGTAGGACGCGGCCGAGTCCTCCGGGGTCGCGGTGCCCGCGGCGGCGTCGAGCGGCCGCATCGGGTGCACGTTCGCCGCCGGGAGGGCGTCGCCGAGCCCGTCGATCAGCGCGGACCGCGCCTGGGTCTCGTTCCGGTCGCCGTCGCCGTCGGGCAGGAACCGCTCGTCGCCCCACCACAGGTGCACGCCGGACCAGTCGACGGCGCCGGCCGCGGGGGACGACGCCACGGCGGCGAGCGTCTTGATCCCGACGGTGCCGCCGGTCAGCACGACGTGCACCGGCGCGGCGGCGGACTGCAGGTCCACGAGCCGCGTGATGAGCCGCGCGGCCGTGGCCTCGGCGAGCGTGTCGGCGTCCGGGTGCACCAGGACGGTGCGCGGCGCGCCCGTCACGCGCCCACCTTCGTCAGGCCCTTGCGCAGCACCTCGCCGTAGACCTCGTCGGCGTCGAGCCGGCGGAGCTCCTCGGCCAGGCACTCGCGCAGCTGCCGGATCGGCAGCGCGATCCGGTGCTCGGGCTGGTCGGGCTGACGCAGCGCGGCGGTCTTGCCGTCGGGCCGGTCGAGCACGATCGGGCCTGACTTCCGCTCGAGGCGCACCTGCGTGATCGCCGGGGCATCCGCCTGGCGCTCGATGTCGACGGGGCAGTTCAGCGCCCAGCCCAGCCACGCCGCCATGAGGTCGACGGAGGGGTGGGTGCTCTCGCCGGCGACGACCGCGCGGGTGACGGGCTCGAACGGCGGCTGGTCGAGCGTCGCCGCGATGAGCCCGCGCCACAGGGTGGTGCGGGTCCACGCGAGGTCGGTGTCGCCCTCGGTGTAGCCGCCGGCCAGCCGGTGCAGCGCGTCGGAGGGGTTGGTGCACTCGGTGGTGTCGGTGATCCGGCGCCGGGCGAGCTGGCCGAGCGGGTGCTGGGCCGGGTCGTCGGGCACCTGGTACGGCCACCAGGCGACGATCGGCGCGTCCGGCAGCAGCAGGGGGAGCACGAGGGTGTCCAGGTGCCGGGCCTGCGCGGCGGACGGGTGCAGCAGCACGACCTCGGAGGCCCCGGCGTCGCCGCCGAGCCGGATCTGCGCGTCGAGCTCGGAGTCGGCTGCCTCGGGGCCGGACTCGGTGAGCACGATGACGCGGCAGGGGTGCTCGCGGCTCGCGTCGTTGGCGGCCTCGATGGCGGCCTCGGGGTCGTTGGCGCCGACGTCGATGAGGAGCGTGAGCACGCGCCCGAGGGCGACGGCGCCGCCCTCCTCGCGCTCCTGCACCAGCCGCTTGTTGATGTCGCGGGTGGTCGTCTTGGGCAGGTCGATGATCACGGTCGCCTCCAGGTCCGTCCGTCGCGCTCCATCATGCGGTCGGCCGACTCCGGCCCCCAGGTGCCGGCGCGGTACGGCTCCGGCTTGCCCTTGCTCGCCCAGTAGGACGTGATGGGGTCGAGGATCTTCCAGGAGAGCTCGACCTCCTCGTGCCGCGGGAACAGCGGCGGGTCGCCCAGCAGGACGTCGAGGATGAGGCGCTCGTAGGCCTCGGGGGACGACTCGGTGAATGCGTGGCCGTAGCCGAAGTCCATCGTGACGTCGCGGACCTCCATCGCCGTGCCCGGCACCTTGGCGCCGAACCGCAGCGTCACGCCCTCGTCGGGCTGCACCCGGATGACCAGGGCGTTCTTGCCGAGCTCCTCGGTCGCGGTGGACTCGAAGGGCAGGTGCGGCGCCTTCTTGAACACGACGGCGATCTCGGTGACGCGGCGGCCGAGGCGCTTGCCGGTGCGCAGGTAGAACGGGACGCCGGCCCAGCGGCGGGTGTCCACGTCGACGCGGATGGCGGCGAAGGTCTCGGTGGTCGAGTTCGGGTCGAAGCCGCCCTCGTCGAGGTAGCCGACGACCTTCTCGCCGCCCTGCCAGCCCTCGGCGTACTGCCCGCGGGCGGTGTGCTTGCCGATGTCCTTGGGCACGCGCACCGCGGAGAGGACCTTGATCTTCTCGGCGGTCAGGTCGTGCGCGTCGAACGTGACCGGCTCCTCCATGGCCGTCAGGGCCAGGAGCTGCAGCAGGTGGTTCTGGATGACGTCGCGGGCGGCGCCGATGCCGTCGTAGTACCCGGCGCGACCGCCGACGCCGATGTCCTCGGCCATCGTGATCTGCACGTGGTCGACGTAGTTGGCGTTCCAGATCGGCTCGAACAGCTGGTTGGCGAACCGCAGCGCCAGCAGGTTCTGCACCGTCTCCTTGCCGAGGTAGTGGTCGATCCGGAACACGTCGTCCGGGTGGAACACCGAGGACACGACGTCGTTCAGCTCACGCGCCGACTGGAGGTCGTGGCCGAACGGCTTCTCGATGACGACGCGGCGCCAGGCGTCCTCCACCGACTCCGACAGGCCGGAGCGGGCGAGCTGCTTGCAGACGACGGGGAACGCGCTCGGCGGGACCGAGAGGTAGAACGCGTGGTTGCCGCCGGTGCCGCGGGTGACGTCGAGGTCCTCGACGGTCTGCCGCAGCCGGTCGAACGCGTCGTCGTCGTCGAAGGTGCCCTGCACGAACCGGATGCCCTCGGACAGCTGGCGCCAGGTGGACTCGCGGAACGGGGTGCGCGCGTGCT encodes the following:
- the pgl gene encoding 6-phosphogluconolactonase → MTGAPRTVLVHPDADTLAEATAARLITRLVDLQSAAAPVHVVLTGGTVGIKTLAAVASSPAAGAVDWSGVHLWWGDERFLPDGDGDRNETQARSALIDGLGDALPAANVHPMRPLDAAAGTATPEDSAASYAAELAAFAPDGSDVPTFDVLMLGMGPDGHVASLFPGHEGVDVTGVPTVGVHGSPKPPPERVSLTFESIRAAREVWVVAAGAEKAAAVASALSDADVRVTPAAGARGSEATLWLVDAAAVAEVGASQGAA
- the pgk gene encoding phosphoglycerate kinase; translated protein: MKTIEDLGDLRGKRVLVRSDFNVPLDGTTITDDGRIRAALPTLKGLLDAGARVVVTAHLGRPKGEPDAKYSLAPVAARLGELLGQPVALAEDVVGESAKATVAALEDGQIALLENIRFDARETSKDEAERGALADELAALADAFVSDGFGVVHRKQASVYDVALRLPHAAGSLVLTEVEALRKAVEDPERPYVVVLGGSKVSDKLGVIANLLTKADKLLIGGGMVFTFLKAQGHEVGSSLLEEDQVETVKGYLAQAQESGVEIVLPVDIVAADGFAADAPHETVDADKIPAGKMGLDIGPKSGELFRAAILDAKTIAWNGPMGVFEFPAFAEGTKAVAQALVDTDGFSIVGGGDSAAAVRRLGFDEAGFGHISTGGGASLELLEGKTLPGIAVLED
- the zwf gene encoding glucose-6-phosphate dehydrogenase codes for the protein MRPAKVTAEHNPLRDPRDRRLPRIAGPSGLVIFGVTGDLARKKLMPAVYDLTNRGLLPPGFALTGFARRDWEDQDFAQIVHDSVKEHARTPFRESTWRQLSEGIRFVQGTFDDDDAFDRLRQTVEDLDVTRGTGGNHAFYLSVPPSAFPVVCKQLARSGLSESVEDAWRRVVIEKPFGHDLQSARELNDVVSSVFHPDDVFRIDHYLGKETVQNLLALRFANQLFEPIWNANYVDHVQITMAEDIGVGGRAGYYDGIGAARDVIQNHLLQLLALTAMEEPVTFDAHDLTAEKIKVLSAVRVPKDIGKHTARGQYAEGWQGGEKVVGYLDEGGFDPNSTTETFAAIRVDVDTRRWAGVPFYLRTGKRLGRRVTEIAVVFKKAPHLPFESTATEELGKNALVIRVQPDEGVTLRFGAKVPGTAMEVRDVTMDFGYGHAFTESSPEAYERLILDVLLGDPPLFPRHEEVELSWKILDPITSYWASKGKPEPYRAGTWGPESADRMMERDGRTWRRP
- the yvcK gene encoding uridine diphosphate-N-acetylglucosamine-binding protein YvcK; its protein translation is MNPSRDGHPAFVALGGGHGLSASLSALRRVTDRLTAVVTVADDGGSSGRLRDELDVLPPGDLRMALSALCDDSDWGRTWRDVLQHRFTSAGDLDKHAVGNLLIVALWELLGDTVDGLDWVGRLLGARGRVLPMAAVPLAIEADVRRSDGRVEVVRGQSHVAVARDPIEGVRLVPDRPPALPEAVAAVEEADWVVLGPGSWYTSVIPHLLVPELAEALHRTPARKIVLLNLSPDAETAGMGPCEHLDALRQHAPDLRLDAVIADPGAVEDVDELEERTRAQGGRLLLRQVRRGDGTPRHDALRLAAAISDVVEGYLGDVGAPQGMAG
- the whiA gene encoding DNA-binding protein WhiA; the protein is MALTAQVKDELARLQVDKTSCRKAEVSATLRFAGGLHIISGRIVIEAELDTGMAARRLRAAIAEVYGHQSEVIVVSGGGLRRGNRYVVRVVKDGESLARQTGLLDNRGRPVRGLPPQIVSAGVQEAEAAWRGAFLAHGSLTEPGRSSALEVTCPGPEAALALVGAARRMQIPAKAREVRNVDRVVIRDGDAIAAMLARLGAHETLLVWEERRVRREVRGTANRLANFDDANLRRSARAAVAAGARVERAFDILGADVPEHLREAGELRLAHKEASLEELGKLADPVLTKDAVAGRIRRLLATADKRAADLGIPDTESGLSPDLLDL
- a CDS encoding RNA polymerase-binding protein RbpA: MASGSAIRGSRVGAGPMGEAERGDAAPRVWISYWCANGHETRPSFAEEAAAEAPETWDCPRCGFPAGQDEANPPSPVRNEPYKTHLAYVKERRSAEDGEAILDEALAALRARRRGGVR
- the gap gene encoding type I glyceraldehyde-3-phosphate dehydrogenase, whose amino-acid sequence is MTIKVGINGFGRIGRNFYRAIVASGADIEIVGVNDLTDNKTLAHLLKYDTVLGRFPLSVDFDDDNIIVDGKNIRALAERDPANLPWAELGADIVIESTGFFTDAEKAKAHIAAGAKKVIISAPAKNEDGTFVVGVNHESYDPATQHIISNASCTTNCLAPLAKALNDSIGIERGLMTTIHAYTGDQNLQDGPHKDLRRARAAAQNIVPTSTGAAKAVALVLPELKGKLDGYALRVPTITGSATDLTFTASKEVTVEQVNAAVKAAAEGPLKGVLAYVEDEIVSSDIVTDPHQSIFDSKLTKVSGDLVKVVSWYDNEWGYSNSLVTLTSYVGERL
- a CDS encoding glucose-6-phosphate dehydrogenase assembly protein OpcA codes for the protein MIIDLPKTTTRDINKRLVQEREEGGAVALGRVLTLLIDVGANDPEAAIEAANDASREHPCRVIVLTESGPEAADSELDAQIRLGGDAGASEVVLLHPSAAQARHLDTLVLPLLLPDAPIVAWWPYQVPDDPAQHPLGQLARRRITDTTECTNPSDALHRLAGGYTEGDTDLAWTRTTLWRGLIAATLDQPPFEPVTRAVVAGESTHPSVDLMAAWLGWALNCPVDIERQADAPAITQVRLERKSGPIVLDRPDGKTAALRQPDQPEHRIALPIRQLRECLAEELRRLDADEVYGEVLRKGLTKVGA
- the secG gene encoding preprotein translocase subunit SecG, translated to MTALTIALQVLLVVTSLLLVPLVLLHKGKGGGLSDMFGGGITSSAGSSGVAERNLNRITVGVSLVWAVVIVLLGLIERVS